ACATAACTATCGCCTTGCTCGTAAATCACTAAGGCGTTTGCGGAAGAATCTTTTGCAAAGGTTCTCGTTTGTACATCTTCGAGACTTACTGTAAAAGTGTCGGAGCTGTAAGGCTCTTCTTGTGCGGAAATAAATAATGTGTTTAATAGGAAGAAAAATAGCGTAATGTGCTTCATGTGTTAATTGAAGTTTATAATTTTTAATCGTTTGTTTTTACGAATATAATTCTTGATAATATGCTGTGCATCTCGGTTGTTTTCCATAGGAGTGATAATGGATTCTAGTACCTCGATGTTATTAATTTGATAGTTTAAATTAACAAAGCCAAGTCCTTTAAAAACACCGTTTTCAATTAAAATAGCACTGCGCTCATCGATGTCGCGACCTCTATCAATAATTACCATGTTTTTTTTAACGTAGCTATGCTTTTCAATTAAAGCATTCACGCGTTCGTTGTATGCTTCGGGAGCTTCTTTTTGAATACAAGCACCTGCGCATTCTTTAATATCGTAACTAAAACAGCTTGTTTTTGTTTTGTAAAGTCCGGCTAGTTTTTGGCATAGTTTGTATTCTTCAACAACGTGGGTTAAAAAACTCTTTGCGCTTTGCCTATTGGTGAACGTGGTTATGTTTTTTTTACGACCATCTGCCACATCAATTTTTAAATTTATATAGCCGTTTTCGTCTACAAAACTATATAAAGCATGTGTGAAAATAGAACGGCGTAATGCTCTATTAAATAGCGGTTTGTTTTGTTTTATTTCTTCGTTTTCTTTTAGAAGCGCTACAAGTTCACTTCCGGTAGACTCAAAGGTGACTGTGCTTACTAAACGTTGTAGTTTTTTAGACTTTGAGTTTGTGCCTGTAAAGTGTTGGTTTAGGCGTTTTTTAATGTTATTGCTTTTACCAATATAGATAATATCGCCTTCGGCATTATGTATGTAATAGACGCCAGTAACCGATGGAAGGGTGTCTAAAATATTTAAAAACTTAGAATCTAGCTTGTTTTTTTTATGAAGCTTTATAGATTGCTGAATAATATTTTTAGAGGTGTCTTTAGCAAGTAGAAGTTTAAATAATTTTACCGTAGCTAGTGCATCGCCAGAAGCGCGGTGTCTATCTGTTACCGGAATGCCAAGAGAGCGCACAAGCTTGCCTAAACTGTAAGAAGCTTGGTCTGGTATTAAATCTTTAGAAAGTTCTACGGTGCAGAGTGTTTTACGTTTATAATCGTAACCTAAACGTCTAAATTCCGTGCCTAGAATACGATAATCAAATTGCGCATTATGCGCTACCAAAATACAATCTTCGGTAATTTCGATAATACGTTTAGCAACTTCGTAAAATTTAGGTGCATCGCGCAGCATTTTACTGTTTATACCAGTTAAATTAACAACAAAGGGCTGGATTTCACGTTCCGGGTTTACAAGGCTTATAAATTGATCGACAACCTCGTGGCCGTCAAACTTGTAAATGGCAATTTCGGTGATGCCTTCTTCGTTAAATTTACCACCTGTGGTTTCAATATCTACTATTGCGTACAAATGCTTTTCTTTTAGTATGTAATCGTCCGTGTGTAATTGGCGGTGTTTAAATTACCGTCTGTATACTGCGGGCCATCATGTGTATTAGTAATTCCTTAAACCAAATATACTACTTCCAACACGAATCATGGTACTTCCGCATTGAATTGCCAATTTATAATCGCCACTCATTCCCATGGAAATGGTTGTAAAGGCGCTATTATTGGGGTTTATTGTTTTTAAATCATCAAAAGTAGATTTCAGTAATTTGAATTCGCTTTCAATTTGAGTTTCATCATCTGTAAAGGTCGCCATACCCATAACGCCTGCGATATTCACGTTTTTTAAAGCTAAAAAAGCTTCCGATTGCATAATATCCATAGCGTCTTGAGGTGCTAAGCCAAATTTAGAATCTTCCGAAGCGATTTTTATTTGTAACAAGCAATTAATAACTCTATCGTGTTTTAACGCTTGTTTGTTTATTTCTTCAAGTAATTTAAAATTATCAACACCATGAATTAAAGTTACAAAAGGTGCCATGTATTTCACTTTATTACGCTGTACATGCCCAATCATATGCCATTCAATATCTTTTGGCATGGCTTCGTATTTGTCTGCCATATCCTGAATTTTATTTTCACCAAAAATGCGTTGTCCCGCATTATAGGCTTCCATAATATCAGACACTGGTTTGGTTTTAGAAACAGCAACAAGCGTTATGTGTTCTGGTAAAGTTGATTTTATATGAAGGAGATTGTCGCTAACACTCATTTTATTAGATATTTTGTTTGTAGTTTATTTTATAAATAATGTCTACAAAAATTGTTTTGAAACCTTTTCGGCTTTTCTGTTTTCCGAGTAATCGTAAAAACCTTCACCCGATTTTACACCAAGTTTTCCTGCATTAACCATGTTGACTAATAGTGGGCAAGGTGCGTATTTTGGGTTTTTAAAACCGTTGTACATCACGTTTAAAATAGAAAGACAAACATCTAGGCCAATAAAATCGGCTAATTGTAGCGGTCCCATAGGGTGTGCCATACCAAGTTTCATTACGGTGTCTATTTCATTAACTCCAGCAACGCCATTGTATAAGGTTTCTATAGATTCGTTTAGCATAGGCATTAAAATACGGTTTGCTACAAACCCAGGGTAATCGTTAACTTCTACAGGTGTTTTGCCAAGTTTAGCAGAGAGATCCATAATGGTTTTAGTAACCGCATCGCTGGTGTTGTAACCACGAATAATTTCAACTAAAGCCATAATAGGCACCGGATTCATAAAATGCATCCCAATTACGTTTTCTGGTTTCTGTGTTACGGCAGCAATTTGCGTAATAGAAATAGAGGAGGTGTTGGTTGCTAAAATGCAGTTAGGCTCGCAAACATTACTCAGTTGTTTAAAAATTTTCAGTTTTAAATCGAGGTTTTCGGTTGCTGCTTCTACAATTAAATCGGTGTTTTTTACACCATCAGGTATTGCCGTATGTGTGGTTATATTGGCAAGCGTATCGTTTTTATCGGTTTCGGTAATTTTTTCTTTAGTCACCATGCGATCTAAATTTTTCGCAATAGTATCCATGCCTTTTTTAAGGGCTGCTTCGTTAATATCGATAAGGTTTACGTTAAAACCACTTTGAGCAAATGTATGCGCAATGCCATTTCCCATGGTGCCTGCACCAATAACTGCTATGTTTTTCATTCTGGTAATTTTTTTTATTTCCGCGTAAGCGAAAACTTTAAACTATTTAGAATTTCTATTGCTTAAGCTACGGTTGTATTAAAAGCAATTAATAATTTGTGTTGCAACGCGCAAAGCTTCTGTGCCATCGTGCAGGGTTACAACTGGTGTGGTGTTGGTGTTTATGGCGTGTGCAAAAGTTTCTAATTCATCTAAAATAGAGTTATTGTCGGCTACCTTCGGGTTATCAAAATAAATTTGTTTTTTAACGCCTTCAGCATTTTGTAACACCATATCAAAATCTCCAGGTACTTCTGGCGCGTCTTTCATTTTAACCACTTCACATTTCTTTTCAAGAAAATCTACAGAAATATAAGCGTCTTTTTGGAAAAAACGTGCTTTACGCATTTTTTTAAGTGAAATTCTACTCGCTGTAAGGTTGGCAACACAGCCGTTTTCGAACTCTAAACGTGCATTGGCAATATCTGGTGTGTCGCTAATTACAGAAACACCACTGGCAGAAATATGTTTTACTTTAGATTTTACAACGCTTAAAATAATATCGATATCGTGTATCATTAAATCTAAAACCACAGGCACATCGGTACCACGCGGATTAAATTCTGCTAAACGATGCGTTTCAATAAACATCGGTGATTTTATATCGTCTTTTATGGCTAAATAAGCAGGGTTAAAGCGCTCTACGTGCCCAACTTGGCCACGTAAATTATTTTCGGCTAAAAGTTCTCTAATATGTTCAGCCTCTTCAACGGTATTGGTTATTGGTTTTTCAATAAAAACATGCTTACCCTTTGCTATAGCTCGCTTTGCGCAATCGTAATGCGATAGGGTTGGGGTTACAATATCTACCATATCTACAGCGTCGATTAAGGCGTCTATTGAATTGAAAAATTTGTATCCAAACTCGGCTTCTACCAATTTTCCGTTGGCTTCATCGGCGTCATAAAACCCGACAAGATTATATTTTTCAGATTGATTAAGTAGTCTTAAATGAATTTTTCCAAGATGACCAGCACCAAGTACTCCAGCGTTTAGCATAATAATAGGTTTTCAACAAAAATAACATAATTAAAACGTCCTTTTGCTTAATTGGGCTTAAAATTTTCTTCGGATTCTTGTTAAAAATAAATTCTTATAAAATTGTTTTACCCTTAGAAATCTTTGACTAATTTTAACCCTGTAAAACCTCCCAACCATTGAAAGACACTTTTAAACACCAAGGATTAAGACAACAACTCGTTAATGTATTAAAAAACAAAGGCATAACCAACAATGCGGTTTTGGCTGCTGTAGCTAAAATACCAAGGCATTTGTTTATGGATTCTAGTTTTTTAGATCACGCATATCAAGATAAAGCCTTCCCAATTGCTGCAGACCAAACCATATCTCAGCCTTATACGGTAGCGTTTCAAAGTGAGTTAATGCAAATAAAACCTGGACATAAAGTTTTGGAAATTGGCACGGGTAGTGGATATCAAACCGCAGTTTTGTGCGAATTAGGAGCTAAAGTGTATAGTATAGAGCGTCAAAACGAGCTGTTTAAAAAAACGAGCAAGTTTTTGCCTAAATTAGGTTACCGACCTAAAAAACTCATTTTTGGAGATGGTTATATTGGTTTAAAAACCGAAGCGCCTTTCGATAGTATTATTGTAACTGCTGGTGCGCCTTTTGTGCCAAGACCATTGTTGAGTCAGTTAAAAATTGGCGGACGCTTAATTATTCCTGTGGGCGATGATGTTCAAATTATGACACTTTTTATTAGAAAAGGGCCTAAGGAATTTGAACAAGAAGAGTTTGGTGAATTTAGATTTGTACCCTTATTAGAAGATAAAAACTAAGTCTGTTTTTATTCATTCTAAAATATTGATATACTTTATTTTAATGCAAAAGAGTAAACCATTAGTTTAACGCTAAGGTTTACTCTTTTTTATTGAAAATTACTTTAAAATATCTAAGGAAATCATGCAGGATTTCATGGTTTGGAAACTACGTTCAATATCATCATCTAAGCCAATAGAAAAACGGATTAAACCTTCCGATAGGCCCATTTCTTTTTGTTCATCTTCTGGTATTTCGGACGATGTTGAGCTTCCTGGAGCGCTAAAAAGTGTTTTATAAAACCCAAGACTTACCGCTAAATAGCCTAAGTTTTTATTCTGCATAAGTTCCATAAGTGCATTTGCTTTTTCAGTAGAACCAACATCAAGCGTTAACATACCGCTAAAACCATAAGCCGCGTTCATCATGCTTTTAAATAGTGTGTGTGATGGGTGTGAGGTTAAACCAGGATAAACGGTTTTTAAACCCAATTGCTCAAATCTTTCAGCTAAATACAGCGCGTTTTTACTGTGCTGCTGCATTCTAATGTGTAGTGTTCTTAGGTTTTTTAATACCGACGATGCGCGCAAACTATCCATGGTAGTGCCTAAAAGCATGGAAGCTCCGCTGTTTACGTTTCTTAAATCGTTAATAAACTCTTGTGTACCGCAAACCACGCCGCCAACCGTATCGCTAGATCCGTTAATAAACTTGGTTAAACTGTGTATTACAATATCGGCACCTAAAACGGCAGGCGATATAGATAGTGGCGAAAACGTATTATCTACCACTAATTTTAAATTATGCTTTTTAGCAAGAGCCGCTAAACCTTTAATATCGGCAACTTCTAGCAGCGGGTTGCTAACAGACTCGCAATACAATACTTTAGTTTTTTCGGTAATAGCAGCTTCTACAGCGTCTAGCGTAGTGATATCTACAAAACTAGTAGCGATGTTAAAACGTGGTGTAAAATTTTTAAGAAACGCATACGTACCGCCGTAAATAGTTCTGCTTGATACTATATGGTCGCCGCTACCGCATAATTGTAGTAAAACCGGAGTAATAGCGCCCATGCCAGAGGCCGAAACATTTGCAGTTTCTGTACCTTCCATTGCAGCTAAAGCTTCACCTAAATATAAATTAGAAGGCGAGGAGTGTCGCGAATAGAGGTAGCAACCATCGGCATTGCCTTCAAAGGTGTCAAACATGGTTTTTGCTGATAGAAAGGTGTATGTAGACGAGTCGGAAATGGAAGGGTTAACACCTCCAAATTCTCCAAAATATTGTAAATCTTGTATGTTGTTTGCGGGTTTAAAAGCCATAGGTGGTTGTTTTATGTTTTACACAAAGTAGGCTTATATTAGATTGTAAAACAAGTAAGTTCTTTTTTATAGGAAAATAAATCTATTTTAATTTAATTATTCGGAATATATTTCAGTACATTGTTGTTTAAACCTTGTTTTTAAGAAATATTTTCGATTATGATTTTTGATGCTACCGATAAAAAACTGCTAGAGTACCTGCAAACAGACAGTAAACAAACCAATAAGGCGCTTGCTAATAAATTAAATCTTTCGGTAACAGCTGTTTACGAGCGTATTAAAAAACTTGAAAAAACCGGTTTTATATCAGGTTATATTGCTTTGGTGAATAAAAGTAAAATTGAACGTGATTTTGTTGTGTTTTGCCACGTAAAACTTGTGCAGCACAGTCAAGATTACGTGGTAAAGTTTGAAAAAGAAGTGGCTAAGCTATACGAAGTGCTGGAGTGTTACCATTTAAGTGGTGAATACGATTATTTACTTAAGGTTGTCGTTAAAGATATGGTGGCTTTTAGAGCTTTTATGGTAGAGAAGTTAACTTCCATAAATCATATAGGAAGTACGCATAGTATGTTTGTTATAAATGAAGTGAAATATACTACAACAATCAGTTTTTAGCCGAAAATCATCATGTTTAGGCGGTATATTTAAGTTTTTTCATACAAGAGAGGGCTTTGTTTTCTAATAGTGTTAAACTAATTTAAGAGGCATAAATCTTTTTACTACATTAGCGGAAACCTAACCATTTTAACCAAATATTTATGAAGAATTTAGTGTACATTATTTTAGGCTTTGTTATAGGAGCTGCATTAACTTATTATTTTTGTCCAAGGCCATTAGAAGGCGCTGTGGCAGAAATTGATAACCCAACCGGAACCATTACAATTCTAGAAGCGACAGAATTAAGTGCGAATTGGGAGAAAAACAACCCAAAAGAAATAGACTCTACAATAGAGTTAGACGATAATTCTAAAAGAAAGCCCATGCGTTCTGTAATGTGGAGCTTAAAAAACATTGAAGATTATATCGCTTTCGCTGAAAAAGAATCGGACAGTGTAGGTTATACCATGACGGGTTTACGTGTATATTTAGGTAATTACGGAAAAAACGGAAAACCTGGTAAGAAAAATAGAAACACCATGTTTATTGTGCCAACAGGGTATGAAAACACTTCTAAAGCAAGTAGTTTAGGTTTAAATTTTAGTTATGATGAGAGAGATATTCCGGTAGATCCATTGAATGATGGTGGTACAGGAGAGACTGGTT
The window above is part of the Algibacter sp. L3A6 genome. Proteins encoded here:
- a CDS encoding exonuclease domain-containing protein, translating into MYAIVDIETTGGKFNEEGITEIAIYKFDGHEVVDQFISLVNPEREIQPFVVNLTGINSKMLRDAPKFYEVAKRIIEITEDCILVAHNAQFDYRILGTEFRRLGYDYKRKTLCTVELSKDLIPDQASYSLGKLVRSLGIPVTDRHRASGDALATVKLFKLLLAKDTSKNIIQQSIKLHKKNKLDSKFLNILDTLPSVTGVYYIHNAEGDIIYIGKSNNIKKRLNQHFTGTNSKSKKLQRLVSTVTFESTGSELVALLKENEEIKQNKPLFNRALRRSIFTHALYSFVDENGYINLKIDVADGRKKNITTFTNRQSAKSFLTHVVEEYKLCQKLAGLYKTKTSCFSYDIKECAGACIQKEAPEAYNERVNALIEKHSYVKKNMVIIDRGRDIDERSAILIENGVFKGLGFVNLNYQINNIEVLESIITPMENNRDAQHIIKNYIRKNKRLKIINFN
- a CDS encoding YggS family pyridoxal phosphate-dependent enzyme produces the protein MSVSDNLLHIKSTLPEHITLVAVSKTKPVSDIMEAYNAGQRIFGENKIQDMADKYEAMPKDIEWHMIGHVQRNKVKYMAPFVTLIHGVDNFKLLEEINKQALKHDRVINCLLQIKIASEDSKFGLAPQDAMDIMQSEAFLALKNVNIAGVMGMATFTDDETQIESEFKLLKSTFDDLKTINPNNSAFTTISMGMSGDYKLAIQCGSTMIRVGSSIFGLRNY
- a CDS encoding 3-hydroxyacyl-CoA dehydrogenase family protein, whose translation is MKNIAVIGAGTMGNGIAHTFAQSGFNVNLIDINEAALKKGMDTIAKNLDRMVTKEKITETDKNDTLANITTHTAIPDGVKNTDLIVEAATENLDLKLKIFKQLSNVCEPNCILATNTSSISITQIAAVTQKPENVIGMHFMNPVPIMALVEIIRGYNTSDAVTKTIMDLSAKLGKTPVEVNDYPGFVANRILMPMLNESIETLYNGVAGVNEIDTVMKLGMAHPMGPLQLADFIGLDVCLSILNVMYNGFKNPKYAPCPLLVNMVNAGKLGVKSGEGFYDYSENRKAEKVSKQFL
- a CDS encoding Gfo/Idh/MocA family oxidoreductase, whose protein sequence is MLNAGVLGAGHLGKIHLRLLNQSEKYNLVGFYDADEANGKLVEAEFGYKFFNSIDALIDAVDMVDIVTPTLSHYDCAKRAIAKGKHVFIEKPITNTVEEAEHIRELLAENNLRGQVGHVERFNPAYLAIKDDIKSPMFIETHRLAEFNPRGTDVPVVLDLMIHDIDIILSVVKSKVKHISASGVSVISDTPDIANARLEFENGCVANLTASRISLKKMRKARFFQKDAYISVDFLEKKCEVVKMKDAPEVPGDFDMVLQNAEGVKKQIYFDNPKVADNNSILDELETFAHAINTNTTPVVTLHDGTEALRVATQIINCF
- a CDS encoding protein-L-isoaspartate(D-aspartate) O-methyltransferase; this encodes MKDTFKHQGLRQQLVNVLKNKGITNNAVLAAVAKIPRHLFMDSSFLDHAYQDKAFPIAADQTISQPYTVAFQSELMQIKPGHKVLEIGTGSGYQTAVLCELGAKVYSIERQNELFKKTSKFLPKLGYRPKKLIFGDGYIGLKTEAPFDSIIVTAGAPFVPRPLLSQLKIGGRLIIPVGDDVQIMTLFIRKGPKEFEQEEFGEFRFVPLLEDKN
- a CDS encoding aminotransferase class I/II-fold pyridoxal phosphate-dependent enzyme, which gives rise to MAFKPANNIQDLQYFGEFGGVNPSISDSSTYTFLSAKTMFDTFEGNADGCYLYSRHSSPSNLYLGEALAAMEGTETANVSASGMGAITPVLLQLCGSGDHIVSSRTIYGGTYAFLKNFTPRFNIATSFVDITTLDAVEAAITEKTKVLYCESVSNPLLEVADIKGLAALAKKHNLKLVVDNTFSPLSISPAVLGADIVIHSLTKFINGSSDTVGGVVCGTQEFINDLRNVNSGASMLLGTTMDSLRASSVLKNLRTLHIRMQQHSKNALYLAERFEQLGLKTVYPGLTSHPSHTLFKSMMNAAYGFSGMLTLDVGSTEKANALMELMQNKNLGYLAVSLGFYKTLFSAPGSSTSSEIPEDEQKEMGLSEGLIRFSIGLDDDIERSFQTMKSCMISLDILK
- a CDS encoding Lrp/AsnC family transcriptional regulator: MIFDATDKKLLEYLQTDSKQTNKALANKLNLSVTAVYERIKKLEKTGFISGYIALVNKSKIERDFVVFCHVKLVQHSQDYVVKFEKEVAKLYEVLECYHLSGEYDYLLKVVVKDMVAFRAFMVEKLTSINHIGSTHSMFVINEVKYTTTISF